The Listeria monocytogenes genome window below encodes:
- the nadB gene encoding L-aspartate oxidase → MIKERVIIVGSGISGCTAALRLMQDYDVTIITKGLKEESNSMLAQGGVAAAMSKSDTPKKHFSDTFQAGCFHNKVLAVNQLVTHGPMVIQKLIAEGMAFDEQDGELALGLEGAHQLPRILHTGGDQTGKFLTTFLQEKLTNIHWQEQKMAIEIIKQNDTAIGVHCLDQGNQLHTYYGEHIILASGGLGQLFPVTTNAATISGDGLAIAYRAGAKLTDMEFIQFHPTLLFLNGRCHGLISEAVRGEGAQLIRADGSAVMTNVHPRADLAPRDIVAATLFAEIQDGNEVFLDITAIPNFEERFPGITANLDAHHIPFRETKRIPVHPGAHFLMGGIRTDLSGKTNIPGLYAIGEVANAGVHGANRLASNSLLETLVFGEKVAEYIRTQKTNPIDHPEIPLSNQTQTPHLPDKQLLQEKIWTTLGITRKPEKITEFLHWLTDFDYANHTRETAEISHMLITAKLIAESALKRTESLGAHRILKGVIK, encoded by the coding sequence ATGATAAAAGAACGAGTGATTATAGTCGGGAGCGGTATTTCAGGTTGCACCGCTGCTCTCAGATTAATGCAGGATTATGATGTGACAATAATCACAAAAGGTCTCAAAGAAGAAAGTAATTCGATGCTCGCGCAAGGCGGGGTGGCAGCAGCAATGTCAAAAAGCGATACTCCGAAAAAACATTTTAGCGATACTTTTCAAGCCGGTTGTTTTCATAATAAAGTTCTAGCAGTAAATCAACTCGTTACTCACGGTCCAATGGTTATCCAAAAGCTGATTGCAGAAGGGATGGCTTTTGACGAACAAGACGGTGAACTTGCGCTTGGTTTAGAAGGCGCCCACCAATTGCCACGAATTTTACATACTGGCGGTGATCAAACCGGCAAATTTCTTACTACTTTTTTACAAGAAAAATTAACAAACATTCACTGGCAAGAGCAAAAAATGGCTATCGAAATTATAAAACAGAATGATACGGCTATCGGTGTCCATTGTTTAGATCAAGGAAATCAGCTACATACTTATTACGGAGAACATATTATTTTAGCAAGCGGCGGGCTTGGGCAACTTTTTCCAGTTACAACGAATGCGGCGACGATTTCTGGTGATGGTTTAGCGATTGCTTACCGGGCTGGTGCGAAACTGACCGATATGGAATTTATCCAATTTCATCCCACTCTTCTCTTTCTAAACGGGCGTTGTCATGGACTTATTTCAGAAGCGGTCCGTGGTGAAGGTGCCCAACTTATTCGCGCAGATGGTTCAGCAGTAATGACTAATGTTCACCCGAGAGCTGATCTTGCGCCGCGCGATATTGTTGCTGCGACGCTATTTGCAGAAATTCAAGATGGGAATGAGGTTTTCCTTGATATCACGGCAATTCCTAATTTTGAAGAACGTTTTCCGGGAATTACAGCTAATTTGGATGCACATCACATCCCATTTCGTGAAACAAAGCGGATCCCAGTTCATCCCGGCGCACATTTTTTAATGGGTGGTATTCGTACCGACCTATCTGGCAAAACGAACATTCCCGGTTTGTACGCCATTGGTGAGGTTGCAAATGCAGGTGTGCACGGCGCTAATCGTCTCGCCAGCAATTCCCTCCTTGAAACGCTCGTCTTTGGTGAAAAAGTGGCTGAATACATTCGCACGCAAAAAACAAATCCAATAGACCATCCAGAAATCCCTCTTTCGAACCAAACCCAAACACCCCATTTACCAGATAAACAATTACTTCAAGAGAAAATTTGGACAACGCTTGGCATCACAAGAAAACCTGAAAAAATCACCGAATTTCTTCACTGGCTCACTGATTTTGATTACGCAAACCACACTCGAGAAACAGCAGAAATTAGCCACATGCTTATCACCGCAAAACTAATCGCCGAAAGTGCGCTCAAACGAACAGAAAGTCTTGGTGCACATCGAATTTTAAAAGGAGTAATAAAATGA
- a CDS encoding transposase — protein MARIEYEEKIQKSLLVLYFRGSTIQSICREYGIPRYEFYKWMKLHDADKLETKDVKTFLQIRELKQQKNKLEEEILFLNEAINLLESP, from the coding sequence ATGGCTCGAATTGAATATGAAGAAAAAATTCAAAAAAGCCTACTGGTTTTATACTTTAGGGGGTCTACCATACAGTCTATCTGCAGGGAGTATGGTATTCCTCGTTACGAATTTTACAAATGGATGAAGTTACATGATGCCGATAAACTTGAAACCAAAGACGTGAAGACTTTCCTACAGATAAGAGAATTAAAACAACAAAAAAACAAATTAGAAGAAGAAATTTTGTTTTTAAATGAAGCAATCAATCTGTTGGAAAGTCCTTGA
- the divIVA gene encoding septum site-determining protein DivIVA — MPLSPLDIHNKEFTRGFRGYDEDEVNDFLDQIIKDYEQVIKEKKRIEDTLNNSEERLGHFTNIEETLNKSLIVAQTAAEEVKASAEKEAKLIVREAEKNADRILSDSLSKARKIAIEIEDLKRQSKVFRERLRMLVEAQMDLIKSEDWQQMMAYDVDATELASIKEVESAQSEER, encoded by the coding sequence ATGCCATTATCGCCGCTGGATATACATAACAAAGAGTTTACCCGTGGTTTTAGAGGTTATGACGAAGACGAAGTAAATGACTTCCTCGATCAAATCATTAAAGATTATGAACAAGTTATCAAAGAGAAAAAGCGTATTGAGGACACTTTAAATAATAGTGAAGAACGTTTAGGTCATTTTACCAACATTGAAGAAACACTAAACAAATCATTAATCGTGGCACAAACAGCTGCCGAAGAAGTGAAAGCTTCCGCTGAAAAAGAAGCCAAACTTATTGTCCGTGAAGCAGAAAAAAATGCTGACCGAATTTTAAGCGACTCACTTTCTAAAGCGCGCAAAATCGCGATTGAAATTGAAGACTTAAAACGTCAATCCAAAGTATTCCGTGAACGTTTACGTATGCTAGTGGAAGCACAAATGGATTTAATTAAAAGTGAAGATTGGCAACAAATGATGGCTTACGATGTAGATGCGACAGAACTTGCATCAATCAAAGAAGTTGAATCAGCTCAATCTGAAGAACGTTAA
- a CDS encoding tRNA (uracil-5-)-methyltransferase: protein MKKKRVVIISLLLLLVSVIGISSYFLFKDKINLLDVDHSAVDWNGKKQEDTSGEENTIAIPGFEKVTLYANETTQAVNFHNPEINDCYFKISLIHPDGSVLWISDLIEPGKGMYSIELEKTLAAGEYENAVLKYECFSLNDQSPLNGSEINLKLVVV, encoded by the coding sequence ATGAAGAAGAAAAGAGTAGTGATTATATCCTTACTACTATTGCTAGTAAGTGTTATTGGAATCAGTAGTTATTTTCTATTCAAGGATAAAATAAATCTGTTGGATGTAGACCATTCTGCCGTTGATTGGAACGGGAAAAAACAGGAGGATACAAGTGGAGAAGAAAATACAATCGCCATTCCAGGGTTTGAAAAAGTGACGTTGTATGCAAATGAAACAACACAAGCAGTGAATTTCCATAACCCGGAAATTAATGATTGTTACTTCAAAATATCGCTTATTCATCCGGATGGTTCGGTTCTATGGATATCTGATTTAATCGAACCGGGAAAAGGTATGTATTCCATTGAATTAGAAAAAACGTTAGCGGCAGGCGAATATGAAAATGCAGTATTAAAATATGAATGTTTTTCTTTAAACGATCAGTCACCTTTAAACGGGTCTGAAATAAATTTAAAATTAGTTGTCGTCTAG
- the nadA gene encoding quinolinate synthase NadA: protein MNLLQTIEQDTMPTRYKQMTQAEMIARVTEIKAQLGENLFIPCHHYQKDEVVPFADAIGDSLQLAQIAAQNKKAKHIVFCGVHFMAETADMLTTSEQIVTLPDMRAGCSMADMADIHQLTNAWPKLQILFGDTILPVTYINSTAAIKSFVGEHGGTTVTSSNATKIVSWALEQKERIFFLPDQHLGRNTAFELGIPLEHMAIWNPIKNELEYEGNLDDCKVILWKGYCSVHQHFTVKNIENIRKNHPNMRIIVHPECTHEVVSLADDSGSTKKIVTEINNAAPGTEWAVGTEANLVGRIIQENPDKKIVSLNPFMCPCMTMNRIDLPHLLWTLEAIQNGEQRNQIKVDEQTTKFALKALERMLQLS from the coding sequence ATGAATTTATTACAAACAATCGAACAAGATACCATGCCAACTCGCTATAAGCAAATGACGCAGGCCGAAATGATTGCTCGTGTCACAGAAATTAAAGCCCAGCTTGGCGAGAATCTCTTTATACCCTGCCATCATTATCAAAAAGATGAGGTCGTTCCATTTGCCGATGCGATTGGCGATTCTTTACAATTAGCGCAAATTGCTGCACAAAATAAAAAAGCCAAACATATCGTTTTTTGCGGTGTTCATTTTATGGCTGAAACAGCGGATATGCTTACGACAAGCGAACAGATTGTTACTTTGCCGGATATGCGCGCTGGTTGTTCGATGGCAGATATGGCGGACATTCATCAGCTAACCAATGCTTGGCCAAAACTGCAAATCCTTTTTGGAGATACGATTTTACCTGTCACTTACATTAATTCCACTGCTGCGATAAAATCCTTCGTTGGCGAACATGGTGGTACTACGGTGACATCTAGTAACGCAACGAAAATTGTTTCATGGGCGCTCGAACAAAAAGAGCGGATTTTCTTTCTTCCAGATCAACATCTAGGTCGGAACACGGCGTTCGAACTAGGCATTCCCCTCGAACATATGGCAATTTGGAACCCGATAAAAAATGAACTGGAATATGAGGGCAATTTGGATGATTGTAAAGTCATTCTGTGGAAGGGCTACTGCTCCGTTCACCAACATTTCACCGTCAAAAATATCGAAAATATTCGTAAAAACCATCCTAATATGCGAATTATTGTTCATCCAGAATGCACCCATGAAGTCGTTTCATTAGCAGATGATTCCGGTTCAACGAAAAAAATTGTGACCGAAATAAACAATGCAGCGCCAGGCACAGAATGGGCAGTGGGTACCGAAGCCAATTTAGTTGGTCGCATTATCCAAGAAAACCCAGATAAAAAAATCGTCTCGCTAAATCCGTTTATGTGCCCTTGTATGACCATGAATCGAATTGATTTACCACATTTACTTTGGACACTAGAAGCTATCCAAAACGGCGAACAACGAAACCAAATCAAAGTCGATGAACAGACAACCAAATTTGCCTTAAAAGCTTTAGAAAGAATGCTCCAATTAAGCTAA
- a CDS encoding cysteine desulfurase family protein, which translates to MIYFDHAATTRMSEAAIEVFTSASREFFANSESLHDAGTKSAALLEKCRESFAEILNVPTRGIVFTSGGTESNQIAIQTLLHSTEKKEILVSPMEHASVWQQLEALEEAGACRVTILPVDSVGKVNPAELQKMISPNTGLIIIQHVNSEIGTIQPIGELAHIAKQAGVYFHTDIVQSFGKLDLALHDVTSFSISSHKIYGPKGAGLLFIKPDAPMQTPLPNVHHEFGFRPGTVNVPAIAAFTTAAYDIMENREKEARRMAELKMAICETLTARIKVEGGLNTSPFILGITLPNMQGQEALLAFNEADIQISTTSACSLRDPAPSRTLLATGKTTEEASRFIRLSFGRENELSDSLIFKKELDKLLRKR; encoded by the coding sequence ATGATTTACTTTGATCATGCGGCCACTACGAGAATGAGTGAGGCGGCGATAGAAGTTTTTACAAGTGCATCCAGAGAGTTCTTCGCTAATTCGGAAAGCTTACACGATGCGGGGACGAAATCAGCAGCCCTTTTGGAAAAATGTCGGGAAAGTTTTGCGGAAATTTTAAATGTGCCAACGCGAGGAATTGTTTTTACGAGCGGTGGTACAGAAAGTAATCAAATCGCGATTCAAACGCTACTACATTCAACGGAAAAGAAAGAGATACTAGTAAGTCCAATGGAACATGCTTCTGTTTGGCAACAATTAGAGGCGCTTGAAGAAGCCGGTGCATGCCGAGTGACGATATTACCAGTCGATTCTGTTGGTAAAGTAAATCCTGCTGAGTTACAGAAGATGATTTCTCCGAATACAGGACTAATCATTATTCAACACGTGAATTCTGAAATTGGAACAATTCAGCCAATTGGAGAATTAGCGCATATTGCTAAACAAGCAGGCGTTTATTTTCATACAGATATCGTTCAATCCTTTGGCAAACTAGATTTAGCATTACATGACGTAACTAGCTTTAGTATTTCCTCGCATAAAATTTATGGACCAAAAGGGGCGGGACTACTTTTTATAAAACCAGATGCTCCTATGCAAACTCCTTTGCCAAATGTGCATCATGAATTCGGCTTTAGACCTGGAACTGTAAATGTTCCAGCAATTGCTGCCTTTACAACAGCTGCCTATGATATAATGGAAAATAGAGAAAAAGAAGCGCGGCGAATGGCAGAATTGAAAATGGCAATTTGCGAGACGTTAACAGCGCGAATTAAGGTCGAGGGCGGATTAAATACGTCTCCGTTTATTTTAGGAATCACTTTGCCGAATATGCAAGGGCAAGAAGCCTTACTCGCATTTAACGAAGCGGACATCCAAATTTCGACAACGAGCGCATGTAGTTTACGTGACCCTGCGCCTTCCAGAACATTACTCGCTACTGGAAAAACGACAGAAGAAGCAAGTCGATTTATTCGATTGTCATTTGGGAGAGAAAATGAATTAAGCGATAGTCTGATTTTTAAAAAGGAACTAGATAAATTACTACGAAAAAGGTGA
- a CDS encoding LPXTG cell wall anchor domain-containing protein codes for MKRKLVLAMVLTSFCGMFLLSPERVQASQTVVEVFISEDDLDASEENIQEIPKKELAASSDKDNKQHTLPKAGDTVTNYTLLGLVLVLIWLIMQRKRKKKE; via the coding sequence TTGAAAAGGAAATTAGTTCTGGCAATGGTACTAACCAGCTTTTGTGGGATGTTCCTCTTATCGCCTGAACGAGTTCAAGCTAGTCAAACAGTGGTTGAGGTGTTCATTTCAGAGGATGATTTGGATGCCAGTGAAGAAAACATACAGGAGATCCCTAAAAAAGAACTGGCAGCCTCTTCAGATAAGGATAACAAACAACATACGTTACCTAAAGCAGGTGATACAGTAACTAACTATACCTTGTTGGGCTTAGTGCTCGTCCTTATTTGGTTGATAATGCAAAGAAAGAGGAAGAAGAAAGAATAA
- the nadC gene encoding carboxylating nicotinate-nucleotide diphosphorylase gives MNSILMNQAIQAFLLEDIGQHDLSAETVFPRDTMGEGVFLAKETGILCGISIPPKVYEILGGFTQFEAYKKDGDWVEKGDIIAAVTAPVRTLLSGERVILNLMQRMSGIASQTNFAVKQLDDSAIRICDTRKTAPGLRAFDKYAVQTGGGFNHRNGLYDGVMLKDNHIAFSGGITQAVSTVREKLGHMVKIEVETETAEQVKEAVQAGADIIMFDNRTPEEIKQMVKLVPPPITTEISGNVTLENIHRYKGSGANYISLGSITHSVRAFDISFNSKGGIKA, from the coding sequence ATGAATTCCATACTTATGAATCAAGCAATTCAAGCATTTTTATTAGAAGATATTGGTCAACATGATTTAAGTGCAGAAACTGTTTTTCCCCGTGACACAATGGGAGAAGGTGTTTTCCTAGCGAAAGAAACAGGTATTCTTTGTGGTATTTCCATCCCGCCGAAAGTTTATGAAATTCTCGGTGGATTTACACAATTTGAAGCTTATAAAAAAGATGGTGACTGGGTTGAAAAAGGGGATATTATTGCAGCTGTCACAGCCCCCGTGCGCACGTTGCTTTCCGGCGAGCGGGTCATTTTAAATTTAATGCAACGAATGAGTGGCATTGCTAGTCAAACTAATTTTGCGGTCAAACAACTGGATGATTCCGCTATTCGAATTTGTGATACGCGAAAAACAGCACCTGGTCTGCGCGCCTTCGATAAATACGCGGTACAGACCGGTGGCGGCTTTAATCATCGCAACGGTCTATACGATGGCGTTATGCTAAAAGACAACCATATCGCCTTTTCTGGAGGTATCACACAGGCTGTATCTACAGTACGGGAAAAACTTGGCCATATGGTAAAAATCGAAGTGGAAACGGAAACTGCTGAACAAGTAAAAGAAGCCGTTCAAGCCGGCGCAGATATCATAATGTTTGATAATCGCACACCGGAAGAAATCAAGCAAATGGTTAAACTAGTTCCACCGCCTATTACTACAGAAATTTCCGGTAATGTCACTTTAGAAAATATTCATCGTTATAAGGGTTCTGGGGCAAATTACATTTCTTTAGGATCTATAACGCATTCTGTCCGTGCGTTTGACATCAGTTTTAATAGCAAAGGAGGAATAAAGGCATGA
- the ileS gene encoding isoleucine--tRNA ligase — translation MEYKDTLLMPKTDFPMRGNLPNKEPEWQAKWEEEKLYEKIQEKNAGRKAYILHDGPPYANGELHMGHALNKTIKDIIVRYKSMAGFSSPYVPGWDTHGLPIETAIAKKGVKRKEMSIAEFRKLCAEYAMTQVEGQRTGFKRLGINGDWENPYITLLPEYEAEQIKVFGEMAKKGYIYKGKKPVYWSPSSESALAEAEIEYQDKTSASIFVAFKVTDGKGILDEGTNIVIWTTTPWTIPANMGITVNPDLDYVVIESAGEKYVVAEALLPSLREKLGFEDATVVKTVRGSELDRVVTKHPFYDRDSLVMNGEHATAEAGTGAVHTAPGHGEDDFLIGKKYDLEVLAPLDDRGVFTEEAPGFEGVFYDTANKMVTEKLEEVGALLKMEFITHSYPHDWRTKKPVIFRATAQWFASIDAFRDDLLAAVKGVNWTPAWGETRLFNMVRDRGDWVISRQRAWGVPLPIFYAENGEAIITDETINHISELFREHGSNVWFERDVKDLLPAGFTHPGSPNGEFTKETDIMDVWFDSGSSHQAVLNARPELNRPADLYMEGSDQYRGWFNSSLTTAVAITGEAPYRNVLSHGFALDGEGRKMSKSLGNTLLPGKVIKQLGADIVRLWVASVDYQADVRVSDEILKQVSEVYRKIRNTMRFLLGNINDFHPTTNAVSYENLREVDKYMLIKLNDLVKNVKDSYEAFEFSTIYHQINNFCTVELSQFYMDFAKDVVYIEAADSHDRRAMQTVFYEAVVTLTKLLAPILPHTTEEVWNSLIGEGVESIHLQDLPEVKVLADSEEITAKWDAFMQIRDNVQKALEFARNEKLIGKSMLAKVTLYVDGEAKTLFDSLEGDFAQLFIVSDFELVEGVENAPESAFKSNQVAVQITVAEGETCERCRVVKKDVGVNPKHPTLCGRCADIVVKHYEA, via the coding sequence ATGGAGTATAAAGATACGTTATTAATGCCAAAAACAGATTTTCCAATGCGTGGAAATTTGCCAAACAAAGAACCTGAATGGCAAGCAAAATGGGAAGAAGAAAAGCTATATGAGAAAATTCAAGAAAAAAATGCAGGACGCAAGGCGTATATTTTACATGATGGCCCTCCCTACGCTAACGGAGAGCTTCACATGGGTCATGCTCTAAACAAAACAATCAAAGATATTATCGTTCGTTATAAATCAATGGCCGGCTTCAGTTCTCCGTATGTACCGGGCTGGGACACACACGGATTGCCAATCGAGACAGCTATCGCCAAAAAAGGCGTTAAACGGAAAGAAATGTCTATTGCAGAATTCCGTAAACTTTGTGCGGAATATGCGATGACACAAGTAGAGGGGCAACGTACAGGATTCAAACGTCTTGGAATTAATGGTGATTGGGAAAATCCTTACATCACGCTTTTACCAGAATACGAAGCAGAGCAAATCAAAGTCTTCGGTGAAATGGCGAAAAAAGGCTATATCTACAAAGGGAAAAAACCAGTGTATTGGTCTCCTTCAAGTGAATCTGCACTTGCGGAAGCAGAAATCGAATATCAAGATAAAACATCTGCTTCGATTTTTGTTGCCTTTAAAGTTACTGACGGAAAAGGCATACTAGACGAAGGAACGAATATCGTCATCTGGACAACAACTCCTTGGACAATCCCAGCAAACATGGGTATTACAGTTAACCCTGATTTGGACTATGTCGTGATTGAATCCGCTGGAGAAAAATATGTTGTAGCAGAAGCGCTTTTACCAAGTTTACGTGAAAAATTAGGTTTTGAAGATGCGACAGTTGTGAAAACAGTGCGCGGTTCTGAACTTGACCGCGTTGTAACTAAACACCCATTCTATGACCGTGATTCTTTAGTAATGAACGGGGAACATGCCACTGCTGAAGCTGGTACTGGTGCGGTTCATACGGCTCCTGGACACGGGGAAGATGACTTTTTAATTGGGAAGAAATATGATTTAGAAGTACTTGCTCCTTTAGATGATCGTGGTGTATTTACAGAGGAAGCACCAGGGTTTGAAGGCGTATTTTACGATACAGCGAACAAAATGGTAACAGAAAAGTTAGAAGAAGTGGGCGCATTACTAAAAATGGAATTCATCACGCACTCTTATCCACATGATTGGCGTACGAAAAAACCAGTTATTTTCCGTGCAACAGCACAGTGGTTTGCTTCGATTGACGCATTCCGTGATGATTTACTGGCAGCTGTTAAAGGTGTTAACTGGACTCCTGCGTGGGGCGAAACACGTCTATTCAACATGGTTCGTGACCGTGGCGATTGGGTTATTTCTCGTCAACGTGCGTGGGGCGTTCCACTACCAATTTTCTATGCAGAAAATGGAGAAGCGATTATCACAGACGAAACAATCAATCACATTTCTGAACTTTTCCGTGAGCATGGTTCGAATGTTTGGTTTGAACGCGATGTGAAAGACTTGTTACCTGCTGGCTTTACGCATCCAGGTAGTCCAAATGGGGAATTTACGAAAGAAACCGATATTATGGACGTTTGGTTTGATTCTGGTTCAAGTCATCAAGCTGTATTAAATGCTCGTCCAGAATTAAATCGTCCAGCCGATTTATATATGGAAGGCTCTGACCAATATCGTGGTTGGTTCAACTCATCCTTAACAACTGCTGTAGCAATCACTGGCGAAGCGCCTTATCGTAACGTGCTAAGTCATGGGTTTGCTCTAGACGGGGAAGGTCGCAAAATGAGTAAGTCGCTTGGAAACACACTTCTTCCAGGCAAAGTAATTAAACAACTTGGTGCAGATATTGTTCGCCTTTGGGTTGCTTCTGTAGATTATCAAGCCGACGTTCGCGTGAGTGATGAAATCTTAAAACAAGTATCCGAAGTATATCGTAAAATCCGTAACACAATGCGTTTCTTGCTAGGAAATATCAATGATTTCCATCCAACTACGAATGCGGTTTCTTATGAAAACTTACGTGAAGTAGACAAATATATGCTAATTAAATTGAATGATTTAGTGAAAAATGTAAAGGATAGCTACGAAGCTTTCGAATTCTCTACTATTTACCACCAAATCAATAATTTCTGTACAGTAGAATTAAGTCAATTTTATATGGACTTTGCCAAAGATGTTGTTTACATTGAAGCAGCGGATAGTCATGATCGTCGTGCTATGCAAACTGTTTTTTATGAAGCAGTTGTTACTTTGACAAAATTACTTGCTCCAATTTTACCGCATACAACAGAAGAAGTTTGGAATAGCTTAATCGGTGAAGGCGTAGAAAGTATTCACTTGCAAGACTTACCAGAGGTTAAAGTATTAGCGGATAGCGAAGAAATTACTGCGAAATGGGACGCATTCATGCAAATCCGCGATAACGTCCAAAAAGCGTTAGAATTCGCTCGTAATGAAAAACTTATCGGTAAATCAATGCTTGCTAAAGTAACTTTATACGTAGATGGCGAAGCAAAAACGCTATTTGATTCTTTAGAAGGCGATTTTGCACAACTGTTTATCGTTTCTGACTTTGAACTCGTAGAAGGTGTAGAAAATGCACCAGAATCTGCATTCAAATCAAACCAAGTAGCTGTTCAAATTACTGTAGCAGAAGGCGAAACTTGTGAACGTTGCCGTGTTGTGAAAAAAGATGTAGGCGTAAATCCAAAACATCCAACACTTTGTGGCCGTTGTGCGGATATTGTTGTAAAACACTACGAAGCGTAA
- a CDS encoding transcription repressor NadR yields MKKILGNTRRQLILKWLKEAETPISGNQLASKTNVSRQVIVQDISLLKAGNEPILATPQGYIYAKETSFIGERRVIAVKHTKEQAAEELNILVDYGVSIVDVIVDHPIYGEITASLHLKSRFDVEKFIKKVQTTGATMLSGLTDGTHLHTIEADTIEQLEQAIEALEKAGFLI; encoded by the coding sequence ATGAAAAAAATATTAGGAAATACACGCAGGCAACTTATTTTAAAATGGTTAAAAGAAGCGGAAACGCCTATTTCTGGAAACCAACTTGCGAGCAAGACCAATGTTAGTCGCCAAGTCATTGTTCAAGATATTTCTTTACTAAAAGCTGGAAATGAGCCAATTTTGGCTACACCACAAGGTTATATTTATGCGAAAGAAACAAGTTTCATAGGAGAACGACGGGTGATTGCCGTAAAGCACACGAAAGAACAGGCGGCAGAAGAATTAAATATTCTAGTCGATTACGGAGTTTCTATTGTGGATGTGATAGTTGACCATCCGATTTATGGAGAAATTACTGCTTCTTTACATTTGAAGAGCCGGTTTGATGTCGAAAAATTTATTAAAAAAGTGCAGACGACGGGTGCCACTATGCTGTCGGGGCTAACGGACGGAACACATTTGCACACGATTGAAGCAGATACAATAGAGCAATTAGAACAAGCAATTGAAGCCTTAGAAAAAGCAGGATTTTTAATCTAA